In one Leptospira levettii genomic region, the following are encoded:
- a CDS encoding ferredoxin family protein, producing the protein MAYVVTEICVDCKYTSCAAVCPVEAFHEAPDTLYIDPDTCIDCNACQYECPIDAIFPDYDVPEKHKPSIEVNAKEANKFPVIVTTKPPLKGAKCSDPSK; encoded by the coding sequence ATGGCGTATGTTGTAACTGAAATTTGCGTTGATTGTAAATACACGAGTTGTGCTGCAGTTTGTCCTGTTGAAGCTTTTCACGAAGCTCCGGACACTTTGTACATTGATCCAGATACTTGTATTGATTGTAATGCCTGCCAATACGAGTGCCCGATTGATGCGATTTTTCCGGACTATGATGTTCCTGAAAAACACAAACCGTCAATTGAAGTGAACGCAAAAGAAGCAAATAAATTCCCGGTAATCGTAACAACAAAACCACCACTCAAAGGTGCAAAATGTTCCGACCCGAGTAAATAA
- the metH gene encoding methionine synthase — protein sequence MKFEYTNPSSKTLLKLLKEKILVLDGAMGTMIQRHSLEEDDFRGDRFKDWPVSIKGNNDVLAITRPDIIESVHLEYLEAGADIIETNTFSSNIVSQADYKMESAVRDLNLAAVQCAKNAVEKFKAKTGKTDVFIAGSIGPTVKTASLSPDVNNPAFRAVTFDELVDCFHEQVSALLDGCVDLLLPETNIDTLNLKACIYAIEKVFEERNIRIPVVLSVTITDASGRTLSGQTGEAFYISIKHAKPLAVGINCALGAGEMRPYIEEISRVADCYVSCYPNAGLPNAFGGYDQTPEEFGGWMKNFGEAGFLNIVGGCCGTTPAHIRAAKEAVSSIKPRSLKEQPKLSAFAGLEPLKLTKDQGFINVGERNNVTGSPKFKKLILDGNFEEAVQVALQQVQAGANIIDINFDEALLDGEASMTKFLNLIAGEPDIARVPFMVDSSKWSVLLAGLKCIQGKPIVNSISLKEGEEVFLNHARTIQRFGAAAIVMAFDEQGQAATKDDKVRICKRAYDLLVSKLDFEPTDIIFDPNILTVATGIEEHNNYAVDFIEATREIKKVCPGAKVSGGLSNISFSFRGNNPVREAMHSAFLYHAIQAGMDMAIVNAGMLEVYEEIPKDLLELVEDVLLNRRPDATERLIDAAGSFHGEAKVQKKDDVWRSGSVEERLTHALVKGIDEFVTQDTEEARKSLAKPLDVIEGPLMNGMKVVGELFGAGKMFLPQVVKSARVMKKAVAYLMPFMEEEKRNQKDESKQAKFLIATVKGDVHDIGKNIVGVVLACNNYEVIDLGVMVPCEKILETAKKENVAAIGLSGLITPSLDEMVYVAKEMERLEFKVPLLIGGATTSPAHTAVKIAEQYSQPVLHVMDASRVVNVMNSVLNPQTSKEYAKTITEEQARIREEFYSRESERNILPIADAIKNKFVADWDSYTPPKPSFTGVKVIENVTLNDLLPFIDWSPFFLAWELKGRFPQILKDPVIGKEATSLYNDAQSILKEMLENPNLKPRAVVGMFPAVSHGEMVEIFEDETKQKSLGFYPMLRQQTTKMSNQPNYSLADFIAPKETNKNDYIGYFAVTAGHGIEELAKTYEVKHDDYNSILVKALADRFAEAFAEYMHHKMREEWGFGKDENLTTEDLIREKYRGIRPAPGYPACPDHTEKRKIWKLLDVEKNAGIKLTESCAMWPASSVSGYYFSHPEARYFAIGKINEDQVEPYAKMKEMEKSEVERWLSPILNYDPSRKSKG from the coding sequence ATGAAATTTGAATATACCAATCCTTCTTCTAAAACCCTCTTAAAGTTACTCAAGGAAAAAATCTTAGTTTTAGATGGTGCCATGGGAACCATGATCCAAAGGCACTCACTTGAGGAGGATGATTTCCGTGGTGACAGGTTTAAGGATTGGCCTGTTTCGATTAAAGGAAATAATGATGTTCTTGCGATCACAAGACCAGATATCATTGAATCTGTCCACTTAGAGTATTTGGAAGCTGGTGCGGATATTATCGAAACCAATACCTTTAGTTCCAACATTGTCTCACAAGCAGACTACAAAATGGAATCTGCAGTAAGGGACTTAAACCTAGCAGCCGTTCAGTGCGCAAAAAATGCAGTCGAAAAATTCAAAGCAAAAACTGGGAAAACAGATGTTTTTATTGCAGGTTCGATTGGACCAACTGTCAAAACAGCATCTCTCTCTCCTGATGTAAATAACCCTGCATTTCGTGCTGTCACCTTTGATGAATTAGTTGATTGTTTCCATGAACAGGTATCTGCATTACTCGATGGTTGTGTGGATTTATTATTACCAGAAACCAATATCGATACTTTGAATCTAAAGGCATGTATCTATGCCATTGAAAAGGTATTTGAAGAACGAAACATTCGTATCCCAGTGGTCCTATCGGTTACCATTACCGATGCATCTGGTAGAACCCTTTCTGGTCAAACGGGTGAAGCGTTTTACATTTCCATCAAACATGCAAAACCACTTGCTGTTGGAATCAACTGTGCGCTCGGTGCAGGTGAGATGCGTCCTTATATTGAAGAAATATCTCGTGTTGCTGATTGTTATGTATCTTGTTACCCAAATGCAGGCCTTCCAAACGCATTTGGTGGGTATGACCAAACACCAGAAGAATTTGGTGGTTGGATGAAAAATTTCGGTGAAGCAGGATTTTTAAACATCGTTGGTGGTTGTTGTGGTACCACACCTGCTCACATCCGTGCTGCAAAAGAAGCCGTTAGTTCGATCAAACCTCGTTCCTTAAAAGAACAACCAAAACTCAGTGCCTTTGCGGGACTCGAACCTCTTAAGCTTACCAAAGACCAAGGGTTTATCAACGTTGGGGAAAGAAATAACGTCACAGGTTCTCCGAAGTTCAAAAAACTCATCTTAGATGGAAATTTTGAAGAAGCAGTACAGGTTGCCTTACAACAAGTACAAGCTGGTGCCAATATCATTGACATTAACTTTGATGAGGCGCTTCTCGATGGAGAAGCTTCGATGACAAAGTTTTTGAATTTAATCGCAGGGGAGCCGGACATTGCCCGTGTTCCTTTTATGGTTGATTCCTCCAAATGGTCAGTTCTCCTTGCAGGACTTAAGTGTATCCAAGGGAAACCCATCGTAAACTCAATCTCCCTTAAAGAAGGGGAAGAAGTATTTTTAAACCATGCACGCACTATCCAAAGATTTGGTGCGGCAGCAATTGTAATGGCTTTCGACGAACAAGGACAGGCGGCAACCAAAGATGACAAAGTCAGAATTTGTAAACGTGCTTATGACTTACTTGTTTCGAAGTTAGACTTTGAACCTACGGATATTATATTTGATCCAAACATCCTTACGGTTGCAACAGGGATTGAAGAACATAATAATTATGCTGTCGATTTTATCGAAGCGACTCGTGAGATTAAAAAGGTTTGCCCAGGTGCGAAGGTATCTGGTGGACTTAGTAATATTTCCTTTTCTTTCCGGGGGAATAACCCTGTTAGGGAAGCGATGCATTCCGCCTTTTTGTACCATGCTATCCAAGCAGGAATGGACATGGCAATTGTCAATGCAGGGATGTTAGAAGTTTACGAAGAAATTCCGAAAGACTTACTCGAGTTAGTGGAAGATGTTTTACTGAATCGAAGACCAGATGCGACTGAACGATTGATCGATGCTGCTGGAAGTTTCCATGGTGAAGCAAAAGTTCAAAAAAAGGATGATGTTTGGCGCAGTGGATCAGTAGAAGAAAGACTCACACATGCTCTAGTGAAAGGGATCGACGAATTTGTAACCCAAGATACAGAGGAAGCAAGGAAAAGTTTAGCAAAACCTCTTGATGTCATCGAAGGCCCTCTCATGAACGGGATGAAGGTGGTAGGGGAACTTTTTGGTGCTGGTAAAATGTTTTTGCCACAAGTGGTAAAAAGTGCGCGGGTAATGAAAAAGGCTGTCGCATACCTCATGCCATTTATGGAAGAGGAAAAACGAAATCAAAAAGACGAAAGTAAACAAGCAAAATTCCTCATCGCTACTGTAAAAGGTGATGTTCATGATATTGGGAAAAATATTGTGGGTGTGGTACTCGCATGTAACAATTATGAGGTGATTGATCTTGGTGTCATGGTACCTTGCGAAAAAATATTGGAAACTGCCAAAAAAGAAAATGTAGCAGCCATTGGCTTATCTGGTCTTATCACACCATCTCTAGATGAAATGGTTTATGTGGCAAAAGAAATGGAACGATTGGAGTTTAAGGTACCTCTTCTCATCGGTGGTGCTACCACTTCTCCTGCCCATACGGCGGTGAAAATTGCTGAACAATACTCACAACCTGTATTACATGTGATGGATGCGTCTCGTGTAGTGAATGTGATGAATAGTGTCTTAAATCCTCAAACATCAAAAGAGTATGCGAAAACCATCACGGAAGAACAAGCTCGGATTCGCGAAGAGTTTTATTCCAGAGAAAGTGAGCGTAATATCCTTCCAATTGCGGATGCCATCAAAAACAAATTTGTAGCAGATTGGGATTCTTACACTCCACCAAAGCCAAGTTTTACGGGCGTAAAGGTTATTGAAAATGTTACATTAAATGACTTGTTACCATTCATTGACTGGTCACCTTTCTTTTTGGCTTGGGAATTAAAAGGGCGTTTCCCTCAAATTTTGAAAGACCCAGTGATTGGTAAAGAAGCCACTTCCTTGTACAATGATGCCCAAAGTATCTTAAAAGAAATGTTGGAAAATCCAAACCTCAAACCGAGAGCTGTTGTCGGTATGTTCCCAGCTGTTTCCCATGGGGAGATGGTGGAAATTTTTGAAGATGAAACCAAACAAAAATCATTGGGATTTTACCCAATGTTACGCCAACAAACAACAAAAATGTCAAACCAGCCTAACTATAGTTTGGCGGATTTTATCGCTCCAAAAGAAACTAACAAAAATGATTATATTGGTTATTTTGCAGTCACAGCAGGCCACGGTATTGAAGAATTAGCAAAAACCTATGAAGTGAAACATGATGACTACAATTCGATTTTAGTGAAAGCATTAGCGGATCGTTTTGCAGAAGCTTTTGCGGAATACATGCACCATAAAATGCGAGAAGAGTGGGGTTTTGGAAAAGACGAAAATTTAACCACTGAAGATTTGATCCGTGAAAAGTATCGTGGGATTCGTCCTGCACCTGGTTATCCTGCTTGTCCAGACCATACAGAAAAACGCAAAATTTGGAAACTTTTGGATGTCGAAAAAAATGCAGGCATCAAACTCACTGAATCTTGTGCAATGTGGCCTGCAAGTAGTGTGAGTGGGTATTACTTTTCACACCCTGAAGCGCGTTATTTTGCAATTGGGAAAATCAACGAAGACCAAGTAGAACCTTACGCTAAAATGAAAGAAATGGAAAAATCTGAAGTGGAACGTTGGTTGTCTCCGATTCTAAACTACGACCCATCCAGGAAGTCTAAAGGATAA
- a CDS encoding methylenetetrahydrofolate reductase, which translates to MNQILLEVVPRDVSIVLQEVGFVKNNFHQITGINIPDLLRFENRSWDVASVVRPVFPNVIPHIRAIDFDLDNCESLVKTLQQLQIASVVVIKGDPPTDMSKQVYPTTSVKLIKKLKKEIQHLKVYAAIDQYRVGIKDEFDYIEMKKDAGADGFLTQPFFDMRLVDIFSEKLKGTEVYIGVSPVVTEKSQSYWESRNRAYFPKEFRPSLEWNVKFAKDVLTYCSANGMNAYLMPIRINLEEYLRRIFD; encoded by the coding sequence ATGAATCAAATCCTATTAGAAGTTGTTCCACGTGATGTATCTATTGTATTACAGGAAGTAGGATTTGTAAAAAATAACTTTCACCAAATCACAGGCATTAACATTCCCGATTTGTTACGTTTTGAAAATAGAAGTTGGGATGTTGCATCCGTGGTTCGACCAGTTTTCCCTAATGTCATTCCACACATTCGTGCGATTGATTTTGACTTAGACAATTGTGAATCTTTGGTAAAAACTCTCCAACAACTCCAAATTGCCTCAGTGGTTGTGATCAAAGGTGATCCACCGACTGATATGTCAAAACAAGTTTACCCAACAACATCGGTTAAACTCATTAAAAAACTAAAAAAAGAAATACAACACCTGAAAGTGTATGCCGCCATTGACCAGTACCGCGTTGGAATCAAAGACGAATTTGACTACATAGAAATGAAGAAAGATGCAGGAGCCGATGGATTTTTGACACAACCTTTTTTTGATATGAGACTTGTTGATATATTCTCTGAAAAACTGAAAGGGACAGAAGTATACATCGGTGTAAGTCCCGTGGTCACTGAAAAATCACAAAGTTATTGGGAATCAAGGAATCGTGCTTATTTTCCAAAAGAGTTTCGTCCGAGTTTGGAATGGAATGTGAAGTTTGCAAAGGACGTACTCACATATTGTTCAGCGAATGGAATGAATGCGTATCTCATGCCAATCCGTATCAATTTGGAAGAGTACTTACGTCGGATTTTTGATTGA
- a CDS encoding ArsR/SmtB family transcription factor, with translation MATETLQSIRSASQILAATKAISDETRIRILHILSFGAFSVNEVVEILGMGQSRISRHLKILTEAGLIGSRREGSLVYSFLPDEEGFGFKFPLELTKLLLSYKEELPSREKDQKMVHQILEAREKKSKSFFDGVAESWEKLQEETLHPKLYRSWILQELPVCENIVDLGCGPGGLIPFLLNKAKHVTGVDNSSRMIENASIHFAKNPSVSLIQTPMEHLPLSSNSCDAVVASMVMHHISHPPTVLEEIVRVLKPGGVLCIVDLERHNAEYMRDNFADLWLGFEPELFESWLSNAGFKVESIGEIQTESSFKILTIKATKE, from the coding sequence ATGGCAACAGAAACCCTTCAATCCATCCGCAGTGCCTCACAAATCCTTGCAGCCACGAAAGCGATTTCTGATGAAACGAGGATTCGGATCCTCCATATCTTAAGTTTTGGGGCATTTTCCGTGAATGAAGTGGTGGAAATTTTGGGTATGGGCCAATCACGGATCTCCCGCCATTTAAAAATCCTGACGGAAGCAGGGCTTATCGGTTCGAGGCGCGAAGGCAGTCTGGTTTACAGTTTTTTACCAGATGAAGAGGGATTTGGATTCAAATTCCCATTAGAGCTCACCAAATTATTGTTATCTTATAAAGAAGAACTTCCCTCCAGAGAAAAGGACCAAAAAATGGTTCATCAAATTTTAGAAGCTCGTGAAAAAAAATCGAAATCATTTTTTGATGGAGTTGCTGAGAGTTGGGAAAAATTACAGGAAGAAACCTTACACCCAAAACTCTATCGTTCATGGATTTTACAAGAGTTACCTGTTTGCGAAAACATTGTCGACTTGGGATGTGGGCCTGGGGGTCTTATTCCTTTTTTATTGAATAAAGCAAAACATGTTACGGGAGTTGATAACTCTTCCCGTATGATTGAAAATGCATCCATTCATTTTGCAAAAAATCCAAGTGTGAGTCTAATCCAAACACCTATGGAACATTTGCCACTTTCATCTAACTCCTGCGATGCGGTAGTAGCATCTATGGTTATGCATCATATTTCTCATCCACCTACAGTCTTAGAAGAGATTGTCCGTGTATTAAAACCTGGTGGCGTTTTGTGTATTGTCGATTTAGAGAGACACAATGCGGAATACATGAGAGATAATTTTGCGGATTTATGGCTTGGGTTTGAACCAGAATTATTTGAATCATGGTTATCGAATGCAGGTTTTAAAGTCGAATCCATTGGAGAAATCCAAACAGAATCAAGTTTTAAAATTTTAACAATCAAAGCAACAAAGGAATAA
- the ahcY gene encoding adenosylhomocysteinase, producing MSTATETKSERLPYKVKDISLAEWGREEIILAEKEMPGLMALRKEFGTSKPLKGARICGSLHMTIQTAVLIETLSALGADIRWSSCNIFSTQDHAAAAIAKAGIPVFAWKGETEEEYWWCIEQTLFFDGGKGPNMILDDGHDLTHFIHEKYPQLLADIKGVSEETTTGVIALHKKLKAGTLKIPAINVNDSVTKSKFDNLYGCRESLADGIKRATDVMLAGKVALVCGYGDVGKGSAASLRNFGARVIVTEIDPICALQAVMEGYQVLRVEDVIENADIVVTATGNDDIITLEHMKAMKDGAILCNIGHFDTEIQMSRLNSEKGVIKKEIKPQVDKYTFPNGKSIIVLAEGRLVNLGCATGHPSFVMSSSFTNQVLAQIELYTTKYELGVYRLPKHLDEKVAALHLEQLGVRLTKLTQKQADYISVPLEGPYKPDHYRY from the coding sequence ATGTCCACAGCAACTGAAACAAAATCGGAACGATTGCCATATAAAGTGAAGGATATCTCTCTTGCAGAATGGGGAAGAGAAGAAATCATTTTGGCAGAAAAAGAAATGCCAGGTCTTATGGCTCTTCGTAAAGAATTCGGAACTTCTAAACCACTCAAAGGTGCAAGAATTTGCGGATCTCTTCACATGACAATCCAAACAGCGGTTCTCATTGAAACCTTGAGCGCATTAGGTGCTGACATTCGTTGGTCCTCTTGTAACATTTTTTCAACACAAGACCATGCTGCAGCCGCTATTGCAAAAGCAGGTATCCCTGTATTCGCATGGAAAGGCGAAACGGAAGAAGAATACTGGTGGTGTATTGAACAAACACTATTTTTTGATGGTGGCAAAGGTCCAAACATGATCCTAGATGATGGACATGACCTAACACATTTTATCCATGAAAAATACCCACAACTACTTGCAGACATCAAGGGTGTTTCTGAAGAAACAACTACAGGTGTGATTGCACTTCATAAAAAATTAAAAGCGGGAACTTTAAAAATCCCTGCAATCAACGTAAACGACTCTGTCACAAAATCAAAGTTTGATAACCTTTATGGTTGCCGTGAGTCACTTGCTGATGGAATCAAACGTGCAACAGACGTGATGCTTGCTGGAAAAGTAGCTCTTGTTTGTGGATACGGAGACGTTGGAAAAGGTTCTGCAGCATCCCTTCGTAACTTTGGAGCACGTGTGATCGTTACTGAAATCGATCCTATTTGTGCACTCCAAGCAGTGATGGAAGGATACCAAGTGCTTCGCGTGGAAGATGTGATTGAAAACGCAGACATCGTTGTGACTGCAACTGGAAATGATGATATCATTACTCTTGAACATATGAAAGCGATGAAAGACGGAGCAATCCTTTGTAACATTGGTCACTTTGACACAGAAATTCAAATGTCACGTTTGAATTCTGAAAAAGGTGTTATTAAAAAAGAAATTAAACCCCAAGTAGACAAATACACTTTCCCAAATGGTAAATCCATCATCGTTCTTGCGGAAGGTCGTCTTGTGAACTTAGGTTGTGCAACAGGCCATCCATCATTTGTGATGTCTAGTTCCTTTACGAACCAAGTTTTGGCTCAAATTGAACTTTATACTACGAAATATGAGTTGGGTGTGTATCGCCTTCCAAAACACTTGGATGAAAAGGTAGCTGCACTTCATTTGGAGCAGTTGGGTGTTCGTTTGACAAAACTCACTCAAAAACAAGCTGATTACATCAGTGTTCCTTTAGAAGGTCCTTACAAACCGGACCATTACCGCTACTAA